A portion of the Osmia lignaria lignaria isolate PbOS001 chromosome 15, iyOsmLign1, whole genome shotgun sequence genome contains these proteins:
- the LOC117612073 gene encoding uncharacterized protein LOC117612073 isoform X2: MQDLRRMVRRFSWCTTVALVVLLFVTTEGLRERSTQVDDQKTASRGSLRYNTKSLEESTTVSSFSRSRSSQDRKKFSNLERYHEETTLRSPVDSDSVFDSVRTSSEASVKRRDGKRYSPERTKSKDNENETSKVISRRVSNGRVSDPAVTERLDNKGPSVFAITTESSRSRTGRKIQTTYSTKDLKTQIPTSRRYNNKKAENTETTTASFRREGKGRSTTERIERSTRSGRSKVNNRENNSISRKGQEAALFESESVRVDIPLAVEGTENPSADVVTTSGFSVVSQRRSDTKETLRGNARTGVERSKGRGRSNDSEVAGSSRNSSRRGSSKFNDFSTTEANEQIVSSRKNTARDRSKSLESRKNAASESRSRSRGRGSENNARNGSNGVLERDAKRKAVGERKSLDRRSRLSETTPRSAENRGQDQDSRRSRNRARPDATTILTTDVTTTIAPDTTVFADVTSESEMTSITMRPATPVASTTSSRPTTTTRPSSSTTSTTEGSGRGRGRGRGSSQGRKQQKEDFFNHGLGFRGRKPSLEGASNTRESKKPSAPKNDSQYHGNFGWTLRRRPPNANYSDNLPKAIPPTRDQTNEVIPPNELSTSTEVVTTVESSTSTMRRGFKKLQTTEESTTEADAATKGYRRGSKTFGPGKASDHEESDNYPPEFKARLTQLKTTNTKIPAPKTTSRTPLEVKRSSAALFAERSRMKLELARSKPKPTVLSTVDETSKVTKFVKPSQTSRRSSTEKRSKENEKASKVSASRSTVEDSSSRLARPNSKKGRIISERMVTSISVEERAAIEDTTKPYASTVHSVVTSASAEEGSATTIDSTRIRLSNFRNGKKSKEENSTNKRRIENHDTITTFKPKKPYAYQPRGTKLQEQSTTPVQTPVASSKKTYASPKYNGGQRKSQTSQEEDADQRIKSTGVTKPTFRPRYSKRTKQKSIENKATDFEATITTKVPIATSRYSRKKAVVKATEAKSKATTEGTATQTKKLEFRPRTATYRRHSEVPTTLVEVSTKVDGTRVAITPRSTKFPATLKSTESTRSVGQEPQVNLKIANDTTQDGSGITGSSNGDSGNTNIFSPTRSTILSGNNTLLEQLRSTVAPLLNSLGNKTPVFSGSYSNVNNANSPPRITPNGSPPRFSARYKGAELFVKKQNNVYQPTVPSITSSSTTPATTVENSGSAPPIDVSSPGEPRLLTLYQALESANIRNEQLQRNASEQADRVLQVDSNATVANDISSNSNNDTTSPSVATTSPQTPDTIANTTLTPRLSEDTENTTPAVTTGAPETPATTEQVTTITEQSTITEQASTSTESSSSTEQASMNADLMSLTEQTSTDATTTTAGGLERSQVSSMMTTMEASTTAASTADGSTPGATEVASTTQTGQSTMETTTVAAVSDAAIMNTSENPESNTIPLSETTATQSVDLSSTDIPTTEAISNNMVDAETTTVVPTTTFRPRLIDLAQDILSRLQASLNATTQSSLDSTITPPTTEISNAIPDSNSTLESLSQLNGIGTPGPGELSTTGETTTPSAVGSVPTTSSATTTDPSNSMVSTQEANTLDESSPVTTITPVTQQDFQTVSNTDSTTVGDSNSSSSPLLDVEVTTGSTITTTNDTLLTELMSIAKTLFSEEINDTETPVIVQTTTVVSDVENLTGNEVDPLSNDTLGAIQAIESSSISPDVTTETVQSTPTTVAMSDTSTVSVDPSQNEVDSTDPTVTVSSSESSTDTPSTTLESNVLDNQLDIAQTNDATTLGTPLAENVESTTTPSVTTDNERTTLSNDVSSRLETGLDTTTQSPTTTQSSETTVALTVNFELTTNTFDLTSPGTITTSPPKTASEQITENVTETMMPLTNLTTVTSELATDTSTNQPEATTIPETTLSTVNTITTTPLALSEMIVEQTTMVSTPESIQSVTDVTTTSPITTTTRLDVNSMDDTEVTTNQTPTMETTTNTPSETTNIPQTTPSLENETPTVVAPFQDTTSATAQGTAGSGMGQTTEITTPMTTLPSTPPSSQSSTSPSLMSTTSSSVETTTTTATMTTTTQTTTKIGRIPEQLSTTQSTSMGVVTVTPMPETTLPTMVTNANIEENLVSTEAGTTMQPLSTRMDGGQGAMNESTTAIPTNATEATTMSMPTTPGSSTTTAPPIPISQPPTTSYSGRFGGSRLTPAPRFSPSSSTRAPLRDYLVYGIYPNKTIVRKRPEDNLIDARNVDSPYVIFGIFPDGRLVRKFPNGTIIPDPPRSPVEVVFSLSTTTTTNRPLPRPYYNQANQGVYNQYQGPVYSNIRRPEPMRIVQSPGTVDLGLTGNAIVGPNGGGPGFTGPLGTPASLPSTNEMSNALINTQMGTASVTPIVSTGRPATDSQGGRIVQDRERDEATRTKEVGGQRSSVYIGQDKFVNYWTDGASTTNPRVLNVNINSVATAANEGPAPSVPSFENLLNNQQGGGRVTAPPGFPWRDPLDQIFGITTSSPIITASVASNSLDDSAESGNPALPRPINPFVEVFTPFSNTIGMPGSNAGGTSVTGAVPSTTATMPTTPTTPVSTTTTTMAPTTTTMAPTTTTTTTAAPTTTTTTMAPTTPSQTTSTEQVANIGPQGTAPPTPTSTSVPLPSTTPLNIPPNLLTNMQQQNAFGTSVNDLVFLNSLLQSNSRSSTTKTLTQVEQLLANKILSLALNGPDPGPTRAPKAINYENASPNSVFQSPKPSYEPIVIDLSPSSTAKTPAWKSLEQTSQRPSPSSSTPTQITWNPVTTTTSKRDIITSTISSSTTDKTTLISTTKAPVTVSSKPVTTPRPRTTTEAPLGFAGLLWQTLLGGGGLFGPSTTQRPVKSKPVKTVTKSVNITPKPPQSTPRSETTTVRTTTTVKSVDISKIYVNTPNSIVEGEKKATTLPSLSTTKKSLLNNPKPKLPNVATSTYSPEEDTKFLLSLLQAVQREEKASGSKKSPSVSQDDEAFLRAILSGRPLTTTPAPQTEISNAALLAALLKAQGIEPETPATNIREQLQLASLGLSVTSAPTASPATTESTTITTRPTSTATRPTDTTKNTLTPRPTSRPRIRTTTWSPSSTYPPPLFSSFSNYATPVQSAVADNSENRALFGATRAFSQFLGAALSGAAQQLQSLVRNGTRIVSEVVG; this comes from the exons AATGGTGCGGAGATTTTCGTGGTGCACGACGGTGGCATTGGTGGTGCTACTTTTCGTCACAACCGAAGGTCTTCGAGAACGTAGCACTCAG GTCGATGATCAGAAAACCGCGAGTCGTGGTAGTCTGAGGTATAACACTAAGTCGTTGGAAGAATCTACAACTGTatcgtcgttttcgagatcgagatcgagcCAAGACAGAAAAAAGTTCTCGAATCTTGAAAGATACCACGAGGAAACAACCCTGAGATCTCCGGTCGATTCAGATTCGGTATTCGACTCGGTGAGAACCTCTTCGGAGGCATCAGTGAAAAGAAGAGATGGTAAAAGATATTCTCCAGAAAGGACGAAATCAAAGGACAACGAGAATGAGACGTCCAAAGTTATTTCGCGAAGAGTATCAAACGGGAGGGTCAGTGACCCTGCAGTTACCGAGAGGTTGGACAACAAAGGACCCTCGGTTTTCGCGATAACCACCGAATCGTCGAGATCCAGGACCGGAAGGAAGATCCAGACAACTTACTCGACGAAAGATCTCAAGACGCAGATACCTACCTCGAGGAGATACAATAATAAGAAGGCGGAGAACACCGAGACGACTACAGCCTCGTTtagaagagaaggaaaaggtAGATCTACGACGGAACGTATTGAAAGAAGCACCAGGTCTGGCAGATCGAAGGTAAATAACAGGGAGAACAATTCCATCAGTCGCAAAGGTCAAGAAGCAGCTTTATTCGAGTCTGAGAGTGTCAGGGTCGACATTCCTTTAGCGGTGGAGGGAACAGAGAATCCATCTGCAGACGTTGTTACAACTAGTGGCTTTAGTGTTGTTTCTCAGAGAAGATCGGACACAAAGGAGACACTCAGGGGTAACGCAAGGACTGGAGTCGAAAGATCGAAGGGTAGAGGTCGATCAAACGATTCTGAAGTTGCTGGGTCTTCGAGGAACAGTTCTCGAAGAGGATCCTCCAAGTTCAACGATTTTTCGACCACGGAAGCTAACGAACAGATCGTTAGCTCGAGGAAGAACACGGCCAGAGATCGTTCGAAGAGTTTGGAATCTAGAAAAAATGCTGCCAGTGAATCAAGATCGAGATCTAGGGGTAGAGGCTCTGAAAATAATGCGAGGAACGGTTCTAATGGCGTTCTGGAGCGAGATGCTAAACGTAAAGCAGTTGGAGAGAGAAAATCTTTGGACAGAAGGTCCAGGCTCTCCGAGACCACCCCCAGGTCCGCGGAAAATAGGGGACAGGATCAAGATTCCAGGAGATCCAGAAACAGAGCCAGACCGGATGCTACAACGATTTTGACTACGG ATGTTACCACAACTATTGCGCCAGATACAACAGTTTTCGCCGACGTAACCTCCGAGTCCGAAATGACGAGCATCACCATGAGACCAGCGACTCCAGTTGCGAGTACCACGAGTTCAAGACCCACCACGACCACCAGACCATCCTCGAGCACAACCTCGACGACCGAGGGATCAGGAAGAGGCAGAGGAAGAGGCAGAGGCAGTAGCCAAGGAAGAAAGCAGCAGAAGGAAGATTTCTTTAATCATGGACTGGGATTTAGGGGTAGAAAGCCTTCCCTTGAAGGAGCATCGAACACTAGAGAGTCTAAAAAACCTTCCGCGCCGAAAAATGATTCCCAGTATCATGGAAATTTTGGCTGGACTCTTAGAAGACGACCTCCTAACGCCAATTATTCTGATAACCTCCCGAAGGCTATTCCTCCCACAAGGGATCAGACGAACGAGGTGATTCCTCCGAATGAACTATCGACCAGCACCGAAGTCGTAACAACGGTGGAAAGTTCCACGTCTACCATGAGAAGAGGCTTCAAAAAGCTCCAGACTACCGAGGAAAGCACCACAGAGGCGGACGCGGCGACGAAGGGTTACAGAAGAGGTAGCAAGACATTTGGACCTGGCAAGGCGAGCGACCATGAAGAGAGCGACAATTATCCTCCCGAGTTTAAGGCGAGATTGACTCAGTTG AAGACTACGAATACGAAAATACCAGCCCCGAAAACTACCTCTAGAACGCCATTGGAG GTGAAGAGATCTTCGGCCGCACTGTTCGCCGAACGATCGAGGATGAAGCTGGAACTGGCTAGGAG CAAACCGAAGCCAACCGTGCTGTCAACGGTCGACGAGACGAGCAAGGTCACCAAATTCGTTAAACCCTCCCAGACTTCTCGTAGAAGCTCCACGGAAAAGAGGTCCAAGGAAAACGAGAAAGCGTCGAAAGTTTCCGCATCGAGGTCAACCGTCGAGGATTCTTCCTCTAGACTGGCTAGACCGAACTCGAAGAAAGGACGAATCATCTCGGAGAGAATGGTCACCTCGATCTCGGTGGAGGAGAGGGCTGCCATCGAAGACACCACGAAGCCATACGCGTCCACCGTTCACTCCGTCGTAACTTCAGCCTCCGCAGAAGAGGGATCAGCTACCACCATCGACTCCACCAGGATTCGCTTGTCCAATTTTCGAAACGGAAAGAAATCCAAGGAAGAGAACTCGACGAACAAGAGACGCATAGAAAACCATGACACCATTACCACTTTCAAGCCGAAGAAACCTTATGCTTATCAACCACGCGGTACCAAATTGCAAGAACAATCTACTACCCCTGTACAGACTCCCGTAGCGTCGTCTAAAAAGACCTATGCCTCTCCAAAGTACAATGGAGGGCAAAGGAAGTCGCAGACCTCTCAGGAAGAGGATGCTGATCAAAGGATCAAGTCCACCGGTGTTACCAAACCCACCTTCAGACCCCGTTACAGCAAAAGAACGAAGCAGAAGTCGATCGAGAATAAAGCAACGGATTTCGAAGCGACGATTACCACGAAGGTACCCATAGCTACCAGTAGATACTCCAGGAAGAAGGCTGTAGTGAAGGCTACAGAGGCTAAGTCGAAAGCCACCACGGAAGGAACAGCAACGCAGACGAAGAAGCTGGAGTTTCGACCTAGAACCGCGACCTATAGAAGGCACTCCGAAGTTCCCACGACCTTGGTAGAAGTCAGTACCAAGGTCGACGGTACCAGAGTCGCCATCACTCCCAGATCCACCAAGTTCCCCGCGACGTTGAAGTCGACAGAGAGCACTCGATCGGTAGGGCAGGAACCGCAGGTGAACCTGAAGATCGCGAACGACACGACGCAAGATGGATCCGGTATTACAGGCAGCAGCAATGGCGACAGCGGCAACACGAATATCTTCAGTCCGACCAGAAGCACCATTCTAAGCGGGAACAACACGCTGCTGGAACAACTCCGAAGCACGGTTGCTCCGCTTCTCAACTCGCTCGGTAACAAGACTCCTGTGTTCTCTGGATCATACAGCAACGTTAACAATGcg AACTCACCTCCCAGAATCACGCCAAATGGATCGCCGCCACGATTTAGCGCGAGATACAAAGGTGCGGAATTGTTTGTcaagaaacaaaataatgttTATCAGCCCACTGTGCCATCGATCACTAGCTCCTCCACTACACCAGCCACAACTGTAGAG AACTCTGGTTCGGCACCGCCTATCGATGTCTCGAGTCCCGGCGAGCCAAGGTTGTTGACTCTTTATCAGGCGTTGGAATCGGCCAACATCAGGAACGAACAATTACAGAGGAACGCGAGCGAACAAGCCGACAGGGTTCTCCAGGTAGACTCTAACGCCACTGTCGCTAACGACATCAGCAGTAATTCTAACAATGACACCACAAGCCCCTCCGTAGCGACCACCAGCCCACAGACCCCAGACACCATCGCGAACACTACTCTGACCCCGAGATTATCCGAGGATACGGAGAACACCACCCCCGCGGTTACCACAGGAGCCCCTGAAACCCCTGCGACCACCGAACAAGTCACCACAATTACCGAACAATCCACTATCACCGAACAAGCTTCCACCAGTACAGAATCGTCCTCCAGTACCGAGCAAGCCTCCATGAACGCTGATTTGATGTCTCTGACTGAGCAAACCAGCACGGATGCAACCACCACGACAGCTGGAGGTTTGGAAAGGAGTCAGGTATCCTCGATGATGACTACCATGGAGGCTTCTACGACGGCAGCCTCCACGGCTGATGGAAGCACACCAGGGGCGACCGAAGTCGCATCTACCACTCAAACGGGGCAAAGTACGATGGAGACTACCACTGTAGCTGCTGTTAGCGACGCTGCGATTATGAATACGTCCGAGAATCCAGAGAGCAATACCATACCTTTGTCTGAAACGACAGCCACTCAGTCGGTTGATTTAAGTTCAACTGATATTCCTACGACTGAGGCGATTTCTAATAATATGGTCGACGCGGAGACGACCACAGTAGTACCTACTACCACGTTTCGACCTAGATTGATAGATTTAGCGCAGGATATTCTGTCTCGTTTGCAAGCGTCTCTGAACGCGACCACGCAGTCCAGTCTAGACTCCACAATCACACCTCCTACGACTGAGATATCGAACGCGATACCAGATTCGAATAGTACCCTGGAGAGTCTGTCGCAGTTGAACGGAATAGGAACACCTGGGCCAGGAGAATTGTCAACTACCGGTGAAACTACCACCCCCAGTGCAGTAGGTTCAGTCCCTACTACGTCATCTGCCACCACAACCGACCCGTCCAACTCAATGGTATCTACCCAAGAAGCCAACACATTGGACGAATCAAGTCCAGTCACAACTATCACACCAGTAACACAACAAGATTTTCAAACAGTTTCGAACACTGATTCAACCACTGTAGGCGACTCGAACAGTTCCTCCAGCCCTCTGTTAGACGTTGAAGTAACCACCGGCTCGACGATTACCACCACGAACGATACTTTACTGACTGAATTAATGTCCATCGCCAAGACCCTCTTTTCGGAAGAGATAAACGACACCGAGACACCGGTTATCGTCCAAACTACCACCGTTGTTTCTGACGTAGAAAACTTAACGGGAAACGAGGTTGACCCATTGTCGAATGACACGTTAGGCGCAATTCAAGCCATAGAATCGTCGTCGATTTCGCCAGATGTCACGACAGAAACTGTACAGTCAACACCAACCACTGTAGCTATGTCAGACACTTCCACTGTTTCGGTCGATCCCTCGCAGAACGAGGTGGACTCAACAGATCCCACCGTGACCGTATCGTCTTCAGAAAGCTCGACAGACACACCCAGTACAACCCTTGAGAGTAACGTGCTCGACAACCAGCTGGATATCGCGCAAACGAACGACGCCACTACGTTAGGAACACCCCTCGCTGAGAACGTAGAGTCGACCACCACCCCCTCGGTCACGACAGACAACGAACGAACGACTCTCTCGAATGACGTATCGTCCAGGCTCGAAACTGGCCTCGACACGACGACTCAATCACCGACAACCACGCAAAGTTCAGAGACGACAGTCGCACTCACAGTTAATTTCGAATTAACCACTAACACGTTCGATTTGACATCGCCTGGTACGATAACTACAAGCCCTCCCAAAACGGCTTCTGAACAAATTACTGAGAACGTCACGGAAACCATGATGCCATTAACCAATCTCACGACTGTAACATCAGAGCTTGCAACCGACACTAGTACTAATCAACCTGAAGCAACTACGATTCCTGAAACAACCCTATCCACTGTAAATACGATCACTACCACGCCGTTAGCACTGTCTGAAATGATAGTTGAGCAAACTACCATGGTGTCCACTCCAGAGTCGATCCAAAGTGTAACCGACGTAACAACCACGTCACCAATCACAACCACAACCCGATTGGACGTTAATTCGATGGATGACACAGAGGTTACTACTAACCAGACCCCCACAATGGAAACCACTACTAATACGCCCAGCGAAACAACAAACATCCCCCAAACGACCCCAAGCCTCGAGAACGAAACTCCAACTGTTGTTGCCCCTTTCCAGGATACGACGTCAGCAACCGCCCAAGGGACGGCAGGTTCAGGAATGGGCCAAACGACCGAAATCACCACTCCCATGACCACTTTACCTTCGACCCCTCCGTCCTCGCAATCCTCCACTTCGCCCTCTCTCATGTCAACCACTTCATCTTCGGTCGAGACTACGACTACGACCGCGACGATGACTACGACGACCCAGACTACGACGAAAATCGGACGCATTCCCGAGCAGTTGTCAACGACACAGTCGACCAGCATGGGTGTAGTCACTGTCACGCCGATGCCCGAGACGACACTTCCAACCATGGTGACTAATGCCAATATAGAGGAGAATCTTGTTTCCACCGAAGCTGGGACGACGATGCAACCCTTAAGTACAAGAATGGACGGTGGGCAGGGTGCCATGAACGAGTCTACGACTGCTATTCCTACGAATGCTACCGAAGCAACGACCATGTCGATGCCAACAACTCCTGGAAGTTCGACGACCACCGCGCCTCCTATTCCAATTTCTCAGCCTCCCACGACGTCGTACAGTGGTCGATTCGGTGGATCCAGGCTGACGCCTGCCCCTCGGTTCAGCCCCAGCTCCAGCACCAGAGCTCCTCTACGAGACTACCTGGTCTACGGGATATATCCGAATAAAACGATCGTTAGGAAACGACCAGAGGACAACCTGATCGACGCGAGGAACGTGGACAGCCCGTACGTGATATTCGGTATCTTCCCGGATGGCAGGCTGGTCCGGAAATTCCCGAACGGAACGATTATACCGGATCCACCTAGGAGCCCCGTCGAGGTTGTGTTCTCACTTAGCACTACCACTACCACTAACAGGCCACTACCCAGACCGTATTATAACCAGGCTAACCAAGGCGTTTACAATCAGTATCAAGGCCCGGTGTACAGTAATATTCGTAGACCTGAGCCAATGAGAATCGTCCAAAGTCCCGGCACCGTTGACCTCGGCCTTACTGGTAACGCGATCGTCGGCCCCAATGGAGGTGGACCCGGTTTCACGGGGCCACTTGGTACCCCTGCTAGCCTCCCGAGCACCAACGAAATG AGCAATGCCCTGATAAATACGCAAATGGGGACAGCGTCGGTAACGCCGATAGTAAGTACCGGTCGACCGGCGACCGATTCGCAGGGCGGTCGTATCGTCCAGGATCGAGAGAGGGACGAGGCCACCAGGACGAAAGAGGTCGGAGGTCAACGCAGCTCCGTGTACATCGGACAG GACAAGTTCGTCAATTATTGGACCGACGGCGCCTCTACCACTAACCCCCGTGTGCTGAACGTGAATATAAACTCGGTGGCT ACTGCCGCGAACGAGGGTCCAGCGCCATCCGTACCGTCTTTCGAAAATCTATTGAACAATCAGCAGGGAGGAGGTCGAGTCACAGCACCGCCTGGATTCCCATGGAGGGATCCATTGGATCAAATTTTCGGTATTACTACCTCATCGCCGATAATAACAGCTTCAGTTGCATCGAACTCGCTG GATGATTCGGCAGAATCAGGTAATCCAGCTCTACCGCGACCGATCAATCCGTTTGTCGAAGTCTTCACACCGTTTTCCAACACGATTGGTATGCCAGGAAGCAATGCAGGAGGTACCTCTGTTACTGGAGCAGTTCCTAGCACAACAGCAACAATGCCTACTACCCCTACTACCCCTGTGTCTACAACAACTACTACCATGGCACCAACTACTACTACTATGGCACCAACAACTACAACTACCACTACAGCAGCACCAACAACAACAACTACTACAATGGCTCCAACTACACCTTCACAGACTACGTCAACTGAACAAGTTGCAAATATTGGACCACAAGGAACAGCACCACCAACTCCTACAAGCACGTCTGTTCCTCTTCCATCAACGACTCCGTTGAATATACCGCCAAATTTGTTGACAAATATGCAACAGCAAAACGCATTTGGAACCTCGGTCAATGATTTGGTGTTCTTGAATTCATTG TTGCAGAGTAATTCGCGAAGTTCCACAACGAAAACGCTGACGCAAGTTGAGCAGCTGTTGGCTAACAAG ATTTTATCCCTGGCACTGAATGGCCCTGACCCTGGACCAACTCGAGCGCCAAAGGCCATCAACTACGAGAACGCTTCTCCAAATTCGGTTTTCCAATCTCCAAAGCCATCTTACGAGCCAATAGTGATCGATTTATCCCCCTCGTCGACAGCAAAGACACCCGCATGGAAATCATTAGAGCAAACTAGTCAAAGACCATCACCGAGTAGTTCGACACCGACACAGATCACCTGGAATCCGGTCACAACCACCACCTCTAAAAGAGACATCATAACAAGCACGATATCCTCTTCAACAACAGATAAAACGACACTGATAAGCACGACTAAAGCTCCTGTAACTGTTTCAAGTAAACCAGTGACCACTCCTCGACCCAGAACCACCACCGAGGCGCCATTAGGCTTCGCTGGTCTTCTGTGGCAGACTCTTCTGGGTGGAGGAGGACTGTTCGGTCCTTCAACGACTCAGAGACCCGTCAAATCTAAACCGGTGAAAACTGTAACTAAGTCTGTGAACATCACGCCCAAACCACCTCAGAGCACTCCAAGATCGGAAACAACCACAGTTCGTACTACTACGACCGTCAAATCTGTTGATATTTCCAAGATCTACGTGAACACTCCAAATTCGATCGTAGAAGGCGAGAAAAAGGCGACTACACTTCCTTCGTTGTCCACGACAAAAAAATCCTTGCTGAACAATCCTAAACCGAAATTGCCTAACGTTGCTACATCCACGTATTCCCCTGAAGAGGACACCAAGTTCCTGCTTTCGCTCCTGCAGGCTGTTCAACGGG AGGAGAAAGCGAGTGGTTCGAAAAAATCACCGAGTGTATCTCAGGACGATGAAGCTTTCTTAAGAGCGATTTTAAGCGGACGACCTCTTACAACTACTCCTGCTCCACAGACGGAAATCAGCAATGCTGCCCTTTTGGCTGCATTGTTAAAGGCTCAAGGTATAGAACCGGAAACGCCTGCTACCAACATCAGAGAGCAACTGCAGTTGGCT AGCCTCGGGCTGAGCGTCACCTCTGCTCCGACCGCATCCCCGGCTACCACTGAGTCTACGACAATTACAACAAGGCCGACTTCGACTGCAACTCGACCTACGGATACCACGAAAAACACGCTGACACCGAGACCAACCTCAAGACCAAGGATACGCACAACAACGTGGTCGCCGAGCTCCACGTATCCACCTCCTCTCTTTAGCTCCTTCTCCAATTACGCTACACCGGTACAGTCGGCCGTCGCTGACAATTCTGAAAATCGGGCGTTGTTTGGTGCTACCAGGGCGTTCAGTCAATTTCTTGGTGCTGCGTTAAGC GGAGCGGCACAACAATTGCAATCCTTAGTGAGGAATGGTACTAGGATCGTGTCCGAAGTAGTTGGATAA